In the genome of Vicia villosa cultivar HV-30 ecotype Madison, WI linkage group LG7, Vvil1.0, whole genome shotgun sequence, one region contains:
- the LOC131617855 gene encoding hydroxymethylglutaryl-CoA lyase, mitochondrial-like isoform X2: protein MSSLEELLGVDKLPSMRTIDRIQRFSSGTCRPRVDDIGNMGNFWLGGRSCSTSNSCNDDDDDEYTADTFPWKRQTRNFSQDESLNQKASTKARKSMKFGMIDDSFSEYQYSPNFKNKDIPNSTYKFLEGIPRSVKIVEVGPRDGLQNEKNIVPTSVKIELIHKLASSGLSVIEATSFVSPKWVPQLADAKEVMQEVHRLRGIRLPVLTPNLKGFEAAIAAGAKEVAVFASASESFSKSNINCSIEESLARYRAVTRAAKELSIPVRGYISCVVGCPVDGPTPPSKVAYVAKELYDMGCFEISLGDTTGVGTPGTVVPMLAAVMAVVPIDKIAVHFHDTYGQSLSNILVSLQPHQYTMSRSAPVYMLNGIGVKTNIDLENLMLAGDFINHHLQRPSGSKTSIALNRSTAEACL, encoded by the exons ATGTCAAGCTTGGAGGAACTGCTTGGTGTCGACAAGTTGCCGAGCATGAGGACCATTGATAGGATTCAGAGATTCTCGTCTGGTACTTGTCGTCCGAGAGTAGATGACATTGGCAACATGGGAAACTTCTGGCTTGGAGGACGGAGTTGCAGTACATCTAACAGCTGCAA tgatgatgatgatgatgagtataCAGCAGACACATTCCCATGGAAGAGACAGACAAGAAACTTCTCCCAAGATGAATCCTTAAACCAAAAGGCTAGTACCAAAGCGAGGAAATCGATGAAATTTGGAATGATTGATGATTCATTCTCTGAATACCAGTATAGTCCAAATTTCAAAAACAAAGACATTCCAAATTCAACATATAAG TTTCTGGAAGGTATACCGAGGTCCGTAAAGATTGTGGAAGTTGGTCCAAGAGATGGATTACAAAATGAAAAGAACATTGTACCTACATCTGTAAAGATCGAATTGATTCATAAACTAGCTTCATCGGGATTATCCGTTATCGAGGCAACGAGTTTCGTATCTCCGAAATGGGTTCCACAG TTGGCTGATGCAAAGGAAGTAATGCAAGAAGTTCATCGCTTGAGAGGCATCAGATTACCGGTTCTGACCCCTAATTTAAAG GGTTTTGAAGCTGCTATTGCAGCTGGTGCAAAAGAAGTAGCTGTTTTCGCATCAGCTTCTGAATCATTCTCAAAATCAAACATTAACTGTAGTATTGAAGAGAGTCTTGCTCGTTATCGAGCTGTTACTCGTGCTGCTAAGGAACTCTCAATTCCTGTCCGGGG GTATATATCATGTGTCGTTGGATGCCCGGTGGACGGACCAACGCCTCCCTCGAAAGTCGCATATGTTGCGAAAGAATTATATGATATGGGCTGctttgaaatttctcttggtgaCACAACTGGAGTTGGCACACCAG GAACCGTTGTCCCTATGCTCGCGGCTGTAATGGCAGTTGTTCCAATAGACAAGATTGCTGTCCACTTCCATGACACTTATGGccaatcactttcaaatattctTGTTTCCCTCCAA CCACACCAATATACAATGTCTAGATCCGCCCCTGTGTACATGCTGAATGGAATTGGTgtgaaaaccaacattgatcTTGAAAACCTCATGTTGGCTGGAGACTTCATCAACCACCATTTACAGCGGCCGTCCGGTTCAAAGACTTCCATTGCGTTGAACCGATCCACCGCGGAGGCATGCCTCTAA
- the LOC131617855 gene encoding hydroxymethylglutaryl-CoA lyase, mitochondrial-like isoform X1: MSSLEELLGVDKLPSMRTIDRIQRFSSGTCRPRVDDIGNMGNFWLGGRSCSTSNSCNDDDDDEYTADTFPWKRQTRNFSQDESLNQKASTKARKSMKFGMIDDSFSEYQYSPNFKNKDIPNSTYKFLEGIPRSVKIVEVGPRDGLQNEKNIVPTSVKIELIHKLASSGLSVIEATSFVSPKWVPQLADAKEVMQEVHRLRGIRLPVLTPNLKGFEAAIAAGAKEVAVFASASESFSKSNINCSIEESLARYRAVTRAAKELSIPVRGYISCVVGCPVDGPTPPSKVAYVAKELYDMGCFEISLGDTTGVGTPGTVVPMLAAVMAVVPIDKIAVHFHDTYGQSLSNILVSLQMGVSIVDSSVAGLGGCPYAKGATGNVATEDVVYMLNGIGVKTNIDLENLMLAGDFINHHLQRPSGSKTSIALNRSTAEACL, encoded by the exons ATGTCAAGCTTGGAGGAACTGCTTGGTGTCGACAAGTTGCCGAGCATGAGGACCATTGATAGGATTCAGAGATTCTCGTCTGGTACTTGTCGTCCGAGAGTAGATGACATTGGCAACATGGGAAACTTCTGGCTTGGAGGACGGAGTTGCAGTACATCTAACAGCTGCAA tgatgatgatgatgatgagtataCAGCAGACACATTCCCATGGAAGAGACAGACAAGAAACTTCTCCCAAGATGAATCCTTAAACCAAAAGGCTAGTACCAAAGCGAGGAAATCGATGAAATTTGGAATGATTGATGATTCATTCTCTGAATACCAGTATAGTCCAAATTTCAAAAACAAAGACATTCCAAATTCAACATATAAG TTTCTGGAAGGTATACCGAGGTCCGTAAAGATTGTGGAAGTTGGTCCAAGAGATGGATTACAAAATGAAAAGAACATTGTACCTACATCTGTAAAGATCGAATTGATTCATAAACTAGCTTCATCGGGATTATCCGTTATCGAGGCAACGAGTTTCGTATCTCCGAAATGGGTTCCACAG TTGGCTGATGCAAAGGAAGTAATGCAAGAAGTTCATCGCTTGAGAGGCATCAGATTACCGGTTCTGACCCCTAATTTAAAG GGTTTTGAAGCTGCTATTGCAGCTGGTGCAAAAGAAGTAGCTGTTTTCGCATCAGCTTCTGAATCATTCTCAAAATCAAACATTAACTGTAGTATTGAAGAGAGTCTTGCTCGTTATCGAGCTGTTACTCGTGCTGCTAAGGAACTCTCAATTCCTGTCCGGGG GTATATATCATGTGTCGTTGGATGCCCGGTGGACGGACCAACGCCTCCCTCGAAAGTCGCATATGTTGCGAAAGAATTATATGATATGGGCTGctttgaaatttctcttggtgaCACAACTGGAGTTGGCACACCAG GAACCGTTGTCCCTATGCTCGCGGCTGTAATGGCAGTTGTTCCAATAGACAAGATTGCTGTCCACTTCCATGACACTTATGGccaatcactttcaaatattctTGTTTCCCTCCAA ATGGGAGTTAGTATAGTGGATTCATCTGTTGCTGGTCTTGGTGGGTGTCCTTATGCTAAGGGAGCAACAGGAAATGTTGCTACTGAAGATGTTGTGTACATGC TGAATGGAATTGGTgtgaaaaccaacattgatcTTGAAAACCTCATGTTGGCTGGAGACTTCATCAACCACCATTTACAGCGGCCGTCCGGTTCAAAGACTTCCATTGCGTTGAACCGATCCACCGCGGAGGCATGCCTCTAA
- the LOC131615929 gene encoding uncharacterized protein LOC131615929 yields the protein MDEAEFQRLLHLFPSVRSRDYTEEEESSKQLASGSGSQSAQEELNEWHDAWNEKDKDFENQGINKNDSFWSKLKLEAAKKVGTEEAEKFCQAFQQIHKRLVNEELSLDVARNLLNSS from the exons ATGGACGAAGCTGAATTTCAACGCCTCCTTCACCTCTTCCCTTCTGTTCGTTCTCGCGATTACACT GAAGAAGAAGAATCATCCAAACAATTAGCATCTGGGTCTGGATCTCAATCAGCACAGGAAGAG TTAAATGAATGGCATGATGCATGGAATGAAAAGGATAAGGATTTTGAGAATCAAGGAATCAACAAAAACG ATTCATTTTGGAGCAAGCTAAAGTTAGAGGCTGCcaaaaag GTTGGTACAGAAGAAGCCGAGAAATTTTGCCAGGCATTCCAACAAATCCATAAAAGACTG GTAAATGAAGAGTTGAGTTTAGACGTCGCCCGAAACTTGTTAAACTCGTCCTAA